One part of the Kineosporia corallincola genome encodes these proteins:
- a CDS encoding chlorinating enzyme produces the protein MTTQTSPSFSLSPGELEDFHRNGFTGPFTLYEPEEMKQIWRRKRIELMDRSAAVYQDELARSGATNIANYDRHLDDDFLADHIARPEIVQRVASILGPDVLCWRSEFFPKYPGDEGTDWHQADTFANASGTPQILWPGGSDFGGTITVWCAFTDAMIDTGCLQFIPGTHRSMNYDETKRMHYDPATTTTEKDGVRRGFFGYDYRELQIDPDWKPDESQARSMQMRAGQFIVFWSTLMHASHPHAGKTQQMRLGFAGRYVPTSVRIYPDTEQIEEYGGQVSLERYGAVLVSGEDTHGHNRIATETTRGHAFGSDAR, from the coding sequence ATGACCACCCAGACGTCCCCCTCGTTCTCCCTCAGCCCCGGCGAGCTGGAAGACTTCCACCGCAACGGATTCACCGGCCCGTTCACGCTGTACGAGCCGGAGGAGATGAAGCAGATCTGGCGGCGCAAGCGGATCGAGCTGATGGACCGCAGCGCCGCCGTGTATCAGGACGAGCTGGCCCGGTCGGGGGCGACGAACATCGCCAACTACGACCGGCACCTGGACGACGACTTCCTCGCCGACCACATCGCCCGCCCGGAGATCGTGCAGCGTGTGGCCAGCATCCTCGGCCCGGACGTGCTGTGCTGGCGCTCGGAGTTCTTCCCGAAGTACCCCGGTGACGAGGGCACCGACTGGCACCAGGCCGACACCTTCGCGAACGCCTCCGGCACCCCGCAGATCCTCTGGCCGGGCGGATCGGACTTCGGCGGCACCATCACCGTGTGGTGCGCGTTCACCGACGCCATGATCGACACCGGCTGCCTCCAGTTCATCCCGGGCACGCACCGGAGCATGAACTACGACGAGACCAAGCGCATGCACTACGACCCGGCCACCACGACCACCGAGAAAGACGGTGTGCGCCGGGGGTTCTTCGGCTACGACTACCGGGAGCTCCAGATCGACCCGGACTGGAAGCCGGACGAGTCGCAGGCGCGCTCGATGCAGATGCGGGCCGGGCAGTTCATCGTGTTCTGGTCCACCCTGATGCACGCCTCGCACCCGCACGCCGGCAAGACCCAGCAGATGCGGCTGGGTTTCGCCGGGCGCTACGTGCCCACGTCGGTGCGGATCTACCCGGACACCGAGCAGATCGAGGAGTACGGCGGGCAGGTCAGCCTGGAGAGGTACGGCGCGGTGCTGGTGAGCGGCGAGGACACGCACGGGCACAACCGGATCGCCACCGAGACCACCCGCGGTCACGCGTTCGGCAGCGACGCACGATGA
- a CDS encoding non-ribosomal peptide synthetase — MTRMAGIKPQNPESGLLELFGTVVSRYPRRIAVSAPDGELTYQELDRRAGLLAGVLRRAGVGTDTVVPVLGASGIPLLVGLLAVLKAGGAYLPVDPGSPPERIRRLIDGCGAQLVAATAKARSRLGDSTLPVVPLDGPDPEGPPAQAVPGPHDLAYVIYTSGSTGEPKAVTVEHASIARLLTTTRSLFGLDQHDVWTMFHSAAFDFSVWEIWGAWSTGARLVVVPYEVSRSPARFRQLVSDEAVTVLSQTPSAFRQFVAADATADRQTKLRLVVLGGERLDVALLAPWFDRNPPDSPRLVNMFGITETTVHASYRWIEPGDLDHPAVSPIGVPLPYLSFRVMNEDGEPVPDGEPGELYIAGPGVARGYLNRPDLTARRFLTLAGGQRFYRSGDRVRLRADGYSYLGRIDDQLSVRGFRVEPREVEAVLEEHAEVGHALVTTSEHGGGDVRLAAYVTPPPGAAAGDPWRSRIVPGLIAHTAARLPRHLRPSEYLPVEAIPLTSNGKADRSPITGPPAPDDLADSEVRAGIIRIWQQTLGHSAFGEDDDFFDLGGTSLSVLRMFGQVNDEFQTDLDLTALVDGVSVASLAAEVERARISRSPLAEADR; from the coding sequence ATGACCAGAATGGCTGGGATAAAACCGCAGAACCCGGAGAGCGGTTTACTCGAGCTGTTCGGCACGGTGGTCTCCCGGTATCCCCGGCGCATCGCCGTGTCCGCTCCCGACGGCGAGCTGACCTACCAGGAACTCGACCGGCGCGCCGGGCTCCTGGCCGGCGTCCTGCGCCGTGCCGGGGTCGGCACCGACACCGTGGTGCCGGTGCTGGGCGCGTCCGGGATCCCCCTGCTGGTGGGCCTGCTGGCGGTGCTCAAGGCCGGGGGTGCCTACCTGCCCGTCGACCCGGGCAGCCCGCCCGAGCGGATCCGCCGCCTGATCGACGGCTGCGGCGCACAACTCGTCGCCGCCACCGCGAAAGCCCGTTCCCGCCTGGGCGACAGCACGCTGCCGGTGGTGCCACTCGACGGCCCCGACCCCGAAGGCCCGCCCGCGCAGGCCGTTCCCGGCCCTCACGACCTGGCCTACGTCATCTACACCTCCGGCTCCACCGGTGAGCCCAAGGCCGTCACCGTCGAGCACGCGAGCATCGCCCGGCTGCTGACCACCACCCGGTCGCTGTTCGGCCTCGACCAGCACGACGTCTGGACGATGTTCCACTCGGCCGCGTTCGACTTCTCGGTGTGGGAGATCTGGGGCGCCTGGTCGACCGGCGCCCGGCTGGTCGTGGTGCCGTACGAGGTGTCCCGCTCCCCCGCCCGGTTCCGGCAGCTGGTCTCCGACGAGGCCGTCACCGTGCTCAGCCAGACCCCTTCCGCGTTCCGGCAGTTCGTCGCCGCCGACGCCACCGCGGACCGGCAGACCAAGCTGCGGCTGGTGGTGCTGGGTGGTGAGCGGCTCGACGTGGCCCTGCTGGCACCGTGGTTCGACCGGAACCCGCCCGATTCCCCGCGTCTGGTCAACATGTTCGGCATCACCGAGACCACCGTGCACGCTTCCTACCGCTGGATCGAGCCGGGCGACCTGGATCATCCGGCGGTCAGCCCGATCGGTGTGCCGTTGCCCTACCTGAGTTTTCGGGTGATGAACGAAGACGGTGAACCGGTGCCGGACGGCGAGCCGGGTGAGCTGTACATCGCCGGGCCCGGGGTGGCCCGCGGCTACCTGAACCGGCCGGACCTGACCGCGCGGCGCTTCCTCACCCTGGCCGGCGGGCAGCGGTTCTACCGCAGCGGCGACCGGGTGCGGCTGCGGGCCGACGGCTACTCCTACCTCGGCCGCATCGACGACCAGCTGTCGGTGCGGGGTTTCCGGGTCGAGCCCCGGGAGGTGGAGGCGGTCCTGGAGGAGCACGCCGAGGTGGGGCACGCCCTGGTGACCACCTCCGAACACGGTGGCGGCGACGTCCGGCTCGCGGCCTACGTCACCCCGCCACCGGGTGCCGCGGCCGGTGACCCCTGGCGGTCGCGGATCGTGCCGGGGCTGATCGCCCACACGGCGGCCCGGCTGCCCCGGCACCTACGCCCGTCCGAATACCTACCTGTGGAGGCGATTCCCCTGACGTCCAACGGCAAGGCCGACCGCAGCCCGATCACCGGTCCCCCGGCACCGGACGACCTCGCGGACAGCGAGGTGCGGGCCGGCATCATCCGGATCTGGCAGCAGACGCTGGGGCACTCCGCCTTCGGCGAGGACGACGACTTCTTCGACCTGGGCGGTACCTCGCTCAGCGTGCTGCGCATGTTCGGGCAGGTGAACGACGAGTTCCAGACCGACCTCGACCTCACCGCACTGGTGGACGGCGTCAGCGTCGCCTCACTGGCGGCCGAGGTCGAGAGGGCCCGTATCTCCCGATCCCCACTGGCGGAGGCAGATCGCTGA
- a CDS encoding thioesterase II family protein has protein sequence MSAWFQRFGPPGRVRLVCLPFAGGGAGVFQSWPGRVPEGVEVVAVRLPGRETRLRERPIGSWPDVVHQLTHALHAEIEPPYLLFGHSLGAMIAYQTVVSGPPQLPERLILAGCRSPEVPSQLPRLHHLPDEEFATGVGDLASTPPEVLASAGLRRLLFPMLRADLLLAETWPPPAPTPAVPVPLAVVGADRDAVAPPWSLAGWQQLAGAGLSRYQVPGSHFFIQDPQPFARALAL, from the coding sequence ATGTCGGCCTGGTTTCAGCGGTTCGGGCCACCCGGGAGGGTTCGGCTGGTCTGTCTGCCGTTCGCCGGGGGCGGCGCCGGGGTGTTCCAGTCCTGGCCGGGCCGGGTGCCGGAGGGCGTCGAGGTGGTGGCGGTCCGGCTGCCCGGCCGGGAGACCCGTCTGCGAGAACGGCCGATCGGGTCCTGGCCCGACGTCGTCCACCAGTTGACCCACGCCCTGCACGCCGAGATCGAGCCGCCGTACCTGCTGTTCGGGCACAGCCTCGGGGCGATGATCGCGTACCAGACGGTGGTCTCCGGACCGCCGCAGCTGCCGGAACGGCTGATCCTGGCCGGGTGCCGGTCGCCGGAGGTGCCGTCCCAGTTGCCCCGCCTGCACCACCTGCCCGACGAGGAGTTCGCCACCGGGGTGGGTGATCTGGCCAGCACCCCGCCCGAGGTGCTGGCCAGCGCCGGGTTGAGGCGTCTGCTGTTTCCCATGCTGCGGGCGGACCTCCTGCTGGCCGAGACCTGGCCCCCACCGGCCCCGACGCCCGCTGTTCCCGTGCCGCTGGCCGTGGTCGGTGCGGACCGGGACGCGGTTGCCCCGCCCTGGTCACTCGCCGGATGGCAACAGCTGGCCGGGGCGGGACTGAGCCGCTACCAGGTTCCGGGCTCGCACTTCTTCATCCAGGACCCGCAGCCGTTCGCGCGGGCGCTCGCCCTCTGA
- a CDS encoding J domain-containing protein encodes MSTTVENYYSVLGVVPSADRDGIRRQYRRMARALHPDRCPTTEQKDRATAAMARISLAYSILHDPQRRAEHDEALIRWTPTAREQRAQVLMHVTTALAEVVGRADDPSGIEQVMINRLLQDASRHISGALALVEGKVSVLEGSTHVAAFLALAKGFTSYANALPDGEVPAAAYNTLMRETAYECVRGLTWESRLSWPEPTI; translated from the coding sequence ATGAGCACCACCGTGGAGAACTACTACAGCGTGCTGGGGGTCGTGCCCTCGGCCGACCGTGACGGCATCCGCCGGCAGTACCGGCGGATGGCCCGTGCCCTGCACCCCGATCGCTGCCCGACCACGGAGCAGAAGGACCGGGCCACCGCGGCGATGGCCCGGATCAGCCTGGCCTACTCGATCCTGCACGACCCGCAGCGGCGGGCCGAGCACGACGAGGCCCTCATCCGGTGGACGCCGACGGCCCGCGAACAGCGCGCCCAGGTGCTGATGCACGTGACCACCGCGCTGGCCGAGGTGGTCGGCCGTGCCGACGACCCGTCGGGCATCGAGCAGGTCATGATCAATCGGCTGCTCCAGGACGCCTCCCGGCACATCTCCGGCGCCCTCGCCCTGGTCGAGGGCAAGGTGTCGGTGCTGGAGGGCAGCACCCACGTGGCCGCGTTCCTGGCGCTGGCCAAGGGATTCACCTCGTACGCGAACGCGCTGCCCGACGGTGAGGTGCCGGCGGCGGCGTACAACACGCTGATGCGCGAGACCGCCTACGAGTGTGTGCGCGGGCTGACCTGGGAGTCCCGGCTGTCCTGGCCGGAACCCACGATCTGA
- a CDS encoding ATP-binding cassette domain-containing protein, whose translation MDDADLIDLALREGRALDVVEGLPRKLETPLGRSYDDGVQLSGGQWQRLALARARMRQAPLMLLLDEPAAAIDPLAEEEILRGYLAAARSTARAAGGITLFASHRLSTAKEADLIVVVSGGKIAETGHHDTLIDLENGIYQRLFGMQAEAYGPAPVGGRGGDA comes from the coding sequence ATGGACGACGCGGACCTCATCGATCTCGCCCTGCGCGAGGGCCGGGCGCTGGACGTGGTGGAAGGCCTGCCACGCAAGCTCGAGACCCCTCTCGGCCGCTCCTACGACGACGGTGTGCAGCTGTCCGGGGGCCAGTGGCAACGCCTGGCGCTGGCCCGGGCCCGCATGCGTCAGGCCCCGCTGATGCTCCTGCTCGACGAACCCGCGGCGGCGATCGACCCGCTGGCGGAGGAGGAGATCCTGCGCGGCTACCTGGCGGCGGCCCGCAGCACCGCCCGGGCGGCCGGGGGCATCACCCTGTTCGCCTCACACCGGCTCTCCACCGCCAAGGAGGCCGATCTGATCGTGGTGGTCTCCGGCGGGAAGATCGCCGAGACCGGCCACCACGACACCCTGATCGACCTCGAGAACGGGATCTACCAGAGGCTTTTCGGAATGCAGGCCGAGGCCTACGGCCCGGCACCGGTCGGCGGACGCGGCGGCGATGCCTGA
- a CDS encoding GlxA family transcriptional regulator — MPGTPIFELAVPCEVFGIARPDLADPWYGFRVCATEPGAVVAGGFATTSPHGLDDLVTAGTVIVPGCANAEAEQPRELVEAVREAHARGARIAAICTGAFVVAQAGLLDGRRATTHWMHAGQLRRRFPRVRLDENVLYAADGRVHTSAGTASAIDLCLELVRQDHGTAVANALARRMVTPPHRAADQAQYMTAPMPVAGSGRPAVLGEVTDWALAHLGEPIRLRDLAARACLSERQLTRRFLRVHGRTPGDWLTRERLRRAQELLETTDLTIETVAGDCGFGTAAGLRAAFARHLRISPSDYRATWRGDSDRVRG; from the coding sequence ATGCCGGGTACGCCGATCTTCGAGCTGGCCGTGCCCTGCGAGGTGTTCGGCATCGCCCGGCCCGACCTGGCCGACCCCTGGTACGGGTTCCGGGTGTGCGCCACCGAACCCGGGGCGGTGGTGGCGGGTGGGTTCGCGACCACCAGCCCCCACGGGCTCGACGACCTGGTCACGGCCGGCACGGTGATCGTGCCCGGGTGCGCGAACGCCGAGGCCGAGCAGCCGCGGGAGCTGGTGGAGGCGGTGCGTGAGGCACACGCGCGGGGTGCGCGGATCGCGGCGATCTGCACCGGCGCGTTCGTGGTGGCCCAGGCCGGACTGCTCGACGGGCGCCGGGCCACCACCCACTGGATGCACGCCGGGCAGCTGCGGCGCCGCTTTCCACGGGTCCGGCTGGACGAGAACGTGCTGTACGCCGCCGACGGCCGGGTGCACACCTCGGCGGGCACGGCCTCGGCCATCGACCTGTGCCTGGAGCTGGTGCGCCAGGACCACGGCACGGCGGTGGCCAACGCCCTGGCACGGCGGATGGTGACGCCGCCGCACCGCGCGGCCGACCAGGCCCAGTACATGACCGCGCCGATGCCGGTGGCGGGTTCCGGCCGCCCGGCGGTGCTGGGGGAGGTGACCGACTGGGCCCTGGCGCACCTGGGCGAGCCGATCCGCCTGCGGGACCTGGCCGCCCGGGCCTGCCTGAGCGAACGGCAGCTCACCCGGCGCTTTCTGCGGGTGCACGGGCGGACGCCGGGCGACTGGCTGACCCGGGAACGTCTGCGACGCGCCCAGGAACTGCTGGAGACCACCGACCTGACGATCGAGACCGTCGCGGGTGACTGCGGTTTCGGCACCGCCGCCGGTCTGCGGGCGGCCTTCGCCCGGCATCTGCGCATCTCCCCGAGCGACTACCGGGCCACCTGGCGGGGTGACTCCGACCGGGTGCGGGGATGA
- a CDS encoding glycoside hydrolase family 43 protein: MSQLVRNPVLRGFEPDPSIAVWNGRYVIATSTFEWFPGVRLHISDDLAHWQPAGHVLTTPEQLDLRGVPDSGGIWAPSVSVAHGRLWLVYTVVRTSGAAGKDLDNYLVTADAPEGPWSAPVRLGSRGFDASMFHDDDGRHWLACVRWDPRAGRRRFAGISVQEYDCDRACLVGPARVVLTSDELIEGPNLYRKGDFVYLMVAQGGTGWNHGIAMARSRDVLGPYRADPWPSLLTTRDDPASPLQKAGHGELVRTAEDDWYLVHLASRPVADEQGRFCVTGRETCLQRVTWTDDGWLRVADDEGVPTGGFLPRQDVAVPGEGRSAVVSPDLVEEFGGPELDTRVWSSLRRPATPDWADLTSRPGRLRLRGGQYPGSRFGQSMVATRLKEPWACATTVVEASPADIGQRAGLAVWYDAVGYHYIHVTLDDEGRRVVLVESSTPRGGLVAAGEPHAVPGPGSVHLRFRLEKRTVAMDFGRDGLAWTTVAVLPSRPVSDDCEGLLRFTGAMVALRADDHDGTGLRADFGRTTVAYDCGAGGGATESRTTSSVRRCTGLPGTPS, from the coding sequence GTGAGTCAGCTGGTGCGCAATCCGGTGCTGCGCGGGTTCGAGCCCGATCCGAGCATCGCCGTGTGGAACGGCCGGTATGTCATCGCGACCAGCACGTTCGAGTGGTTCCCCGGCGTGCGCCTGCACATCAGTGACGACCTGGCGCACTGGCAGCCGGCCGGGCACGTGCTCACGACTCCGGAACAACTCGATCTGCGAGGTGTTCCGGATTCGGGCGGGATCTGGGCGCCGTCGGTGAGTGTGGCGCACGGGCGGCTCTGGCTGGTCTACACCGTGGTGCGCACCAGTGGGGCAGCCGGCAAGGACCTGGACAACTACCTGGTCACCGCCGATGCGCCGGAGGGCCCGTGGTCGGCCCCGGTGCGTCTGGGCTCACGGGGTTTCGATGCCTCGATGTTCCACGACGACGACGGACGTCACTGGCTGGCCTGCGTGCGCTGGGACCCGCGGGCCGGGCGGCGGCGGTTCGCCGGCATCAGCGTGCAGGAGTACGACTGCGACCGAGCATGTCTCGTCGGGCCGGCCCGGGTGGTGCTCACCTCGGACGAGCTGATCGAGGGGCCGAACCTCTACCGGAAGGGGGATTTCGTGTACCTGATGGTGGCCCAGGGTGGCACCGGCTGGAACCACGGGATCGCGATGGCCCGCTCCCGCGACGTGCTCGGGCCGTACCGGGCCGATCCCTGGCCGAGCCTGCTGACCACCCGGGACGACCCGGCGTCGCCGCTCCAGAAGGCGGGCCACGGCGAGCTCGTGCGCACGGCCGAAGATGACTGGTACCTGGTGCATCTGGCGTCCCGCCCGGTCGCCGACGAGCAGGGCCGGTTCTGTGTCACCGGTCGCGAGACCTGCCTGCAACGGGTCACCTGGACCGATGACGGATGGCTGCGCGTGGCCGACGACGAAGGTGTCCCGACCGGCGGTTTCCTGCCCCGGCAGGACGTGGCGGTGCCGGGGGAGGGACGGTCGGCCGTCGTCTCCCCGGATCTGGTGGAGGAGTTCGGCGGCCCGGAGCTCGACACCCGGGTCTGGTCGAGCCTGCGCCGGCCCGCGACGCCGGACTGGGCCGACCTGACGTCCCGGCCCGGCCGGCTGCGGCTGCGGGGCGGCCAGTACCCGGGCTCCCGGTTCGGTCAGTCGATGGTGGCCACCCGGCTGAAGGAGCCGTGGGCGTGCGCCACGACGGTGGTGGAGGCGTCGCCGGCCGACATCGGGCAGCGCGCGGGCCTGGCCGTCTGGTACGACGCCGTGGGCTATCACTATATTCACGTGACGCTCGACGACGAGGGACGCCGCGTGGTGCTGGTGGAGAGCTCGACGCCCCGGGGCGGTCTGGTGGCCGCCGGGGAACCGCACGCGGTGCCCGGCCCGGGATCCGTGCACCTGCGGTTCAGGCTGGAAAAACGCACGGTGGCGATGGATTTCGGAAGGGACGGGCTGGCCTGGACGACCGTCGCGGTGCTGCCCTCGCGTCCGGTGTCCGACGACTGCGAGGGTCTGCTGCGGTTCACCGGGGCGATGGTGGCGCTGCGCGCGGACGATCACGACGGCACCGGTCTCCGTGCCGACTTCGGCCGCACCACCGTGGCTTACGACTGCGGGGCCGGTGGTGGGGCGACCGAGTCGCGGACGACGAGTTCGGTGCGCAGATGCACCGGTTTGCCGGGAACCCCCTCGTAG
- a CDS encoding LacI family DNA-binding transcriptional regulator: protein MDQQTRRRRRSSGTTAATIRDVAREAGVSTATVSRVLAGNYPVAAATRERVMEAVNRLDYTANPYARGLSGAASGPIAVLLGDITGPSFAAIAQGAEREGRAEGRLCLVGTTDGDPERELALIELMREQKAAAVILPGGTWNTREYHRQIARYSSSLRASGGRLVLCGRPELENDTDAISIQYDNEAGAAAVARYAAQAGHRRFLLLPGAKGFSTADERLSGYRKALREARIDEDDVVVRHALYDRDQARRAVLDVFDTLPGPRRPTVVLCGADVMAAGALEALRSRGLRCPHDVSVTGYDDVPGARDLNPALTTVRVPYEDMGARAVRMALYEGVPGKPVHLRTELVVRDSVAPPPAPQS, encoded by the coding sequence GTGGATCAGCAGACGAGAAGACGCCGTCGCAGCAGCGGCACCACCGCCGCCACGATCCGCGACGTCGCCCGGGAGGCGGGGGTGTCGACCGCCACCGTGTCACGCGTCCTGGCCGGCAACTACCCGGTGGCCGCCGCCACCCGGGAGCGGGTGATGGAAGCGGTGAACCGGCTGGACTACACGGCCAACCCGTACGCGCGCGGCCTGTCCGGCGCGGCCTCCGGCCCGATCGCCGTGCTGCTGGGCGACATCACCGGTCCCTCGTTCGCGGCGATCGCCCAGGGCGCCGAGCGGGAGGGCCGCGCCGAGGGACGGCTGTGCCTGGTGGGCACCACCGACGGCGACCCGGAACGGGAGCTGGCCCTGATCGAGCTGATGCGGGAACAGAAGGCCGCCGCCGTCATCCTGCCCGGCGGCACCTGGAACACCCGGGAGTACCACCGGCAGATCGCCCGGTACTCCAGCTCGCTGCGGGCCTCCGGGGGCCGCCTGGTGCTCTGCGGGCGCCCGGAGCTGGAGAACGACACCGACGCCATCAGCATCCAGTACGACAACGAGGCCGGGGCCGCAGCGGTGGCCCGGTACGCGGCGCAGGCCGGGCACCGCCGCTTTCTGCTGCTGCCCGGGGCGAAGGGTTTCTCCACCGCCGACGAGCGGCTGAGCGGGTACCGGAAGGCGTTGCGGGAGGCCAGGATCGACGAGGACGACGTGGTGGTACGGCACGCGCTCTACGACCGGGACCAGGCCCGCCGCGCCGTCCTGGACGTGTTCGACACCCTGCCCGGCCCCCGGCGTCCCACCGTGGTGCTCTGCGGCGCCGACGTGATGGCGGCCGGGGCGCTGGAGGCGCTGCGCAGCCGCGGTCTGCGCTGCCCTCACGACGTCTCGGTGACCGGGTACGACGACGTGCCGGGCGCCCGTGACCTCAACCCGGCGCTCACCACGGTGCGGGTGCCGTACGAGGACATGGGGGCCCGGGCCGTCCGGATGGCTCTCTACGAGGGGGTTCCCGGCAAACCGGTGCATCTGCGCACCGAACTCGTCGTCCGCGACTCGGTCGCCCCACCACCGGCCCCGCAGTCGTAA